From Impatiens glandulifera chromosome 7, dImpGla2.1, whole genome shotgun sequence:
GCGCCACCACCATCATATCCGCCTCCCCCAGGCATGTCGATCCCGACAAAATCGTCGCCTGTATGATCATTAGCCGCCATCATGTGTGCTCCTCCGTGAGTTTGGGCGGAGGAAAAGAATTTGGACTTTCTCCGGTCGTCCTTCAGGCGGTTAAGGCATGCACAGAGAATAAAAATCAACACTATAGAAGCAAACACGACCGGTATGATAATGAACGGAGCGTTTCCGGGTCCTGCCATGTCTTTCTTTTCTTTCGATTAATtaagatgaaatatttaatttataattaatgaattaatactATATACTTCTCCTTATGACAATTACTTATATATAGAGATCAATCGGACCTCGTTAACAAGATGTTTTCTTTGACTTTGATACCTCATCTTTACTCATACCGCGTCTATTTGATTACTGCGTACCATTTGAATTAGAACAgtcaacaaatataaaattaagttagaaTAAGATATTTTATCTACATTCTTTAATTTGGTCTAATCTTGCCATTTTGAATTTTAGTGTTTTTAAATagagataatattataaatgaaaatgatgagAAATAATTGCTTAGATCATATTCAAAATCTATCACAATTCAACCAAAGAATAATCCACTATACTTTTCAATTTCTTCTacatttgtttaattttatattttagtcaAATAAACTTTggatatacatttattttaaccTCTCGATTTATAATTTCTTGAATTTTgtataatgaaattattttaaaatatttatataggcTCATTAACTTTAATAGATTAATCTCTAATATTGTGTTTCAAATTATctatcttataaataataatcataataataataataataaatataaatattataaacaaattaaattaataaaaataagaaaaaggatctgtttaaaaaaaaaatagttgggCTTGATTGCAACCAAATGTATCCAAATTCCAACAGCTCATTGCCAAATTCAggaattaaattaaacttaataaaaaaaccaatattcaaaaatatttcgTTGGAATTGTTAGTTTTGTCCTCCTAGTAGGAGATACCCAATTTAGTGTGGTTTTATTTGGCCACGGTATATAATGTGAAgaacattatttttcatttaggtTAACTTGGTTTTGAGAACAACAAGAGTGATCCAAACAAAAACAGATTCAAGGGTTTGAGGTAGCAGCCGAAGAATATTTTCATTTGTCGGAGTTTGCACTGTTTGATCGACTTCAAAAGTTGACAGCTTGTTGATTATTTATGGGGCTACGTTTTGAACGGTGAAGATATATGTTTTCTAAGGCTTCtaatttagtttaaaagaaACCTGCAGAATGGTAGAATCGATAAAGTTAATTGATTTTACTCTTTCTGCTCTTtgttattatttgtcaaaattgtTGTGTGATCTTGAGGAAATTGATTAGTGACTCTAGTTTGATTATAACTAGAGTGAACTTATTTTTGTAACCTTGTTGATGATAGTGGATTGTTAAATGGTCTGACTAATCCTGTAATTTTTTTACTCGatctcaatttaaataaatatttttcacgctaaaacttgtcttgtattatcgttttgattttattatgtttcgCTCATCTCTTAAACTCAATCAGTTGGAAAGTGttctgtttaaaaaaaaaatacattttcccATCAGAAATTTACCTATGAAGACCCGAGAATAGCCTATCCGTATAAAATCCGTAATTATTAATCAATACCCAATACCTATTGTATAAAAGAAGTCgaattttttccaaaaaaaaaaagaaattgaatgaCCATTTTAAACAAGAGAGAATGTTTTGGGCACTTCCCTATTGCATTTAGGGAAAGTTCAAAATGTCGTCGTTTAGAAAGCCTCTATTTTAAGGCGTTGTgaagtaaaaatatatacatgtgAGATTGAATTGATCGCTTTTGAAAAAACGTTGTTGACGAAGATGTAGTTAGAGATAGTGAGGGCACACAGAAATTGGTGTTAAATGATTACAATCAGGAAAAGATTCTGTCATTAGAGTTGTGATAAGTTTGCAATTTTTTTGGAAAGTGCTTAAAAACATAAAGgaaaatttatgtataaaatcTATGAATGATGTGggttttgttgttttttttaagtggagaaataaataaataatttttaaaaaaaaattatgagataattTTACATTTctactttaaataaatatatatatttgaggtCCGAATAAAGCTCACTTCGCCATGATAGCAAAGATAGACTAGATatgagaaatataaaaataaataatatgataaagaaTATTATGAAGCATTAGGATTTTAGAATTATGAGAAATTAGATATTGACTTCTTAAAGATATCCGTGCtcattaaaatttgttttttttgttttattattgatGAACTATTTTGTATTCGGtgcttttttataaatattttttttcaattttgtaatatttttgtcgTTAAGCTTAAACGAttgtcatttatataatttttcatgaatcattttcaaaataaaaagtagTAAGAAGAAGCAATCATCAATGTCAACAATATATTACATGAAGAAAATGTTATGATCAAGGAGGTGAAGAGAATTGATGGTGGATGATTATAATGATAACAAAGatggtataaaatatatatatatatatatatatatatatatatatataaatagatggAAAGATCCTTGTTTCAAGTTGAAAACTTCCCTTATCAATATAGTTCATACCCGTACTTAAAAATCACTTGTTGAGAtgtttagagagaaaaaaacaaaGATGAATCTTGTTGAGAtgtttagagagaaaaaaacaaaGATGAATCTTTTTGAGAGTTGAACTCAAGACCTCTACGTTTATTAAAGAGATACTCTAACCAATTGAACTACACATTTTTGTCCTTATTTATGACTACTATCGTAATCCATTTAGAAATATTTCtcgaataaatttatttgaaatttctaatatcatagttatatatttatttggattagataatattttaaattataatttaacttaattagatatttttacattttttaatttatataattttaatattataactaattattttgaaagtgtttctaaatatgatataaatatattgttcaTTTGAACATGAGAAGCTCAACAAACCATATTTTTGGGATTTAGTAGGGTTGACAAAACAATTATATCGAGTCAAATTTTGAGAATATAAATAGTCAAaacttttatttcattaaaattcggTAGTTGAATGAGTGacataaatcttttatttatttatttatatataaataacaccTAAATAGTGAGTTAATGTTGTTTAAAAGAGTAGCAAATTAtgagatttgaaaaaataaatatgaaatctTAATTGACTCTAATAAAGAGTCTCAATTCGACATTTCAACCTTATTTATACACATAAAGAATGAGTTGTgctccttttatatatatatatatatataattaacaaattgagaaataatttatatatatatttataattatgtttgataATAAATGTATAGTTGAATAagataaaacatttaaaaaatataaatttggattTGATATGTTATtgcatttaataatttttatttaaattaaacaaaattataaaattttagaattcattaaattaaatgagtaAGTACTTGAATTcattcagattttttttctcCTGAATCATAGTGTTGATAATAGTGTTGATAATGGAAGATAGAGtgaaaataatagtaatttaaattattaaccatgaccttaaaattaattttgtcttAGTTTTCTACAGTTCACTCActtagtaaataaaatattttcattttatatttctaataaatattgttaaattaagttaaaggcgatgttaaatataaaaaaagaaattattaaattaagttggattaataaatattgttaaattaagttaaaggcgatgttaaataaaaaaatgaaattattaaattaagttgaattatgaaaaacattttaattgattaaaataaatttatgataattaaaatgaacatacatggttttgatgaatgaataaaactaagttcagcaATGTTAACGCGTAGGTAAAACTGAAGACTCACTAACAGCAGAGCTGCCATCAGCACACTCGCTATCAACAGAGTTACTCAAACAACAGAGTTTGTTGGTATCAGAGTTACTCCAAACAACAGAGTTCGCTGGCAATAGAGTTGTCAGCAGACACGTTATCAGCTGAGCTCGTCATCAGTAGAGTTCGCTGGTAGCAGAGTTGCCAACAATAGACTCGCTATCAGTTGAGCTAATCCATCAATAGAGTAGCTCATCAACAGAACTGTTCAACAGCTGAGTTCATCAGCAGAACTATTCAACAGCTGAGTTCACTATCAGTAGAGTAGCTCATCAGTAGAGCTCGCTATCAGCTAAGTTCCACATCAGCTGAATACGATAAAATATACAATCAGCTCTCAAATCTGACATGCAAAACGATAAACGAATATTTCATTCTTCTGCGCACTAAAATCACGTACGCCAGACATACGACAAATGTACTATTGCCACGTATCAACAAAATGAATTTGACTGTTGTCATgcttcaaatataaaaaggcATCGGAGAACAACGGTTGACTCTCTAGTTCGCGCACTCGTTCATCCGAAGCACTCTCTCTCGACTAAGTCTTTTGCAAGTGACAACGTTACGCATACACGAGATGATATACGTTAagcaataatattttgtatcatTCGAAAAtcattttacttattttgtataagttgaacagatagTGGTCTATTCAACACGGTGGTGTgagagctagaagttcagacaTGCAAGCGTTAAGACTTGTGATCTGAGTAGGttgtgtagaggctatacaaatcaaagtcttctagtggaatcattctggaaatagaagaaggggtgacgtaggagttatctccgaacatccataagaTTGTGTGTTGTCTTTTCATTGCTTCATTCAGTCTTATATCTATCGTTTCAAATCTTGGAagcatttctgcacttgaaatcgttcaa
This genomic window contains:
- the LOC124946306 gene encoding glycine-rich protein DOT1-like; this encodes MAGPGNAPFIIIPVVFASIVLIFILCACLNRLKDDRRKSKFFSSAQTHGGAHMMAANDHTGDDFVGIDMPGGGGYDGGGAGGGGGYDGGGGGGGGGGDGGGGGGDSGGGGGGGGGGGC